Genomic segment of Nocardioides conyzicola:
ACCCGAGTGATCTCGGCGGAGTCGCCCACCCGCTCCGCGAGCAGGGTGGAGGCACCGCCCAGGGACCCCACCGTCGCGCGCAACGCGGCTTCGTCGGAGGTCGTCAGGTCGGGTTGGCCGTCCACCCGAAGCGCGTCCACGTCGAGTCCGGTGCCGGGGAACGCCGCGTCGTCGACCAGGAACGGTCCGTACGCCGCCGTGGTCACGCCGCCGGTGGTGAAGGCCGGGTCCGAACCCGCGCCCGCCAGCGGGTCGCTCCCGGCGGCCGGGTCCGGCAGCGCCCGGAACGTCCCCACGATGACGACCCTCGCCCGGTGCTCGCTCGCACCCAGCCCCGCGCCGGGCCCCAGGGTCAGCCGATCGCCGACCTGGAGGTGCAGGGCCCGGGCCGCGGCGTCCGGGGCGACCGCCTCGACCGGCGACCCAGCGCCTTCACGGGGCCAGGTGCCCGACGTCAACGTGCCGCGCCCGGCGGCCGCGTCGGTCGTCGCGAGGTAGCCGAACCGCCCGGTGTCCCCGATCTGCCGCATCTCGGAGGTCGCGGTGCTGACCAAGGTGGGATGACCGGAGGTCAGGACGCCTCGGACGACGTCGCCGGCCTCCTGGCGGGTGACGTCCAGGTCGCTTCCCGCCACGCCCACCACGTAGGCGGTCACGCCGACCTCGTCGGGCTGCGAGCGCTGCACCTGCTCGGAGAACGACCGCGGACCGCTCACCCCGAGCAGCAGCGCGTAGAAGCCCATGAACGTCGTGGCCAGGGCGACCAGGACCACGATCGCCGACAGCAGCCGACGTTGGACCCAGGCTCGCCGGAGGACGAGCCTCAGCACGGCAGGGTCATCTCAGGTCCCGACCCGGCCGTCGGCGATGGTGAGCACGCGGTCCGCCAGCGCGACCAGCACCGGGTCGTGGGTCGCCACGATCGCGGTGACCCCCTCGGACTCGACGATGCCGCGCAGGAGGGCCATCACGGCCAGGCCGGTCTCGGCATCGAGCTGGCCGGTCGGCTCGTCTGCGACGAGCAGCCGCGGGGACCCGGCCAGCGCTCGGGCGATCGCGACCCGCTGCTGCTGCCCGCCCGACAGCTCACCGGGTCGCTGCGCGGCGTGGTCGCTCAGCCCGACCAGGTCGAGGAGCAGCGCCGCCCGGTGCTCGCGCTCGGCGACCGGCGTACGGCGCAGGCGCAGCGGGACGCCCACGTTCTCGGCAGCGGTGAGCGCCGGGAGCAGCCCGAAGGACTGGAAGACGTACGAGACCGACTCGCGACGCAGCTCGCTCAGACCCGCGTCGTCGAGTGCGGTCACCTCGATCCCGTCGACGTGGACCGTGCCGGTGTCCGGGCGGTCCAGGCCTCCCAGCAGGTTGAGCAGGGTCGTCTTGCCCGAACCGGACCGGCCCACCACGGCGACCATCTCGCCGGGTGCGACGTCGAGGGAGACGTCCCGCAGCGCGTGCACGAGGGTCGGCTCGGAGCCGTAGGTGCGGGACAGGCCACGTGCCGAGACCATCGGCGGTGCCGAGGGTGACGTCATCGTGCCTCACCACGATCGGAGCGGATCTCGATGCTGTCCTCGGTGAGCGCCAGGCGGACCCGATGGGTCAGCTCCAGGGCCTCGCGGAACTCGCGCGGCACCTGGACGCGTCCGGCCCGGTCCATGACCGCGAACTCCTCGGCGATCCCGGTGCCGCCCTCGAGCTCGTGGCTGCGCAGGACCTCGCTGCTGGTGCGGCCGTCGCGGATGGCGACCGTGCGGGCCACCTGGCCGCTCACGCCGGCGTCGTGGGTGACGATGACGACCGTGGTGCCCCACTCCTTGTTGGCCGTCCGCAGGGCCCCGAAGACCTCCTGCGCCGTGGCGCTGTCGAGCTCCCCGGTCGGCTCGTCGGTCAGCAGGACCGAGGGACGGTTGGCGAGCGCGACGCAGATCGCGACCCGCTGCTGCTCGCCTCCGGACATCTGGTGCGGCTTCAGGTGGGCGCAGTGCTGCACGCCGAGGGTCTCGAACAGCTCCTCGGTCCGCAGCCTCCGCTCGCGGCGCGGTACGCCGGCGAAGCTCTGCGGGAGGTCCACGACCTGGGTGGCCGTCAGGTACGGCACCAGGTTGCGGGTGCTCTGCTGGCGCACGAACCCGACCACGTGCCGGCGGTAGTGCACCCGCTCGCGGCGCGTCATGCCGAGCAGGTCGTGCCCGGCGACCCGTGCCCGGCCGGCGGTCGCTGCGTCGACGCCGGCGAGCACCTGGAGCAGCGTCGACTTGCCGGACCCCGAGGCACCGACGATCGCGATCATCTCGCCGTCGTGCACCAGCAGGTCGAGGCCCTGCAGCGCCTGCACCTCGACGGTCTCGGTCTGGTAGATGCGGAGCAGGTTGTCGCACACGATCACCGCGTCGTGACCGAACTCGCGCGGGCGTTCGGTGGTGCCTGCCATCTCCCGATCCCTCTGTTCCACGGATCAGGCCGGCGCGAAGGTCGCCCGCATCGCGGCGATGTGGGCTGGAGTCGAGCCGCAGCAGGCACCGACCAGGTCGATCCCGAGCTCCGCGAGCCTGCCGGCGTGCGCCGCCAGGACGTCGGGCGTGGCGTCGTACTCGAAGTGGTCGCCGACGACCTGCGGAAGCCCGGCGTTCGACTGGGCGACCAGGAGCAGACCGCTGGGGCGGGCCTCGACCATCTGGGCTGCGATCAGCTCCATCTCCACGGGACCGCGGCCGCAGTTGGCCCCCACGGCGTCGGCGCCCGCCGCGGCGAGGTGGACCACGGCGTCGGCGGGGCGGACGCCCATCATCGTGCGGACGTTGGTGTCGAAGCTCATCGTCACCACGACCGGCAGGTCGGGGGCGACCTCGCGCGCGGCAGCGAGCGCGGCGTCAGCCTCGCCGAGGTCGCTGAGCGTCTCGACCAGCACCAGGTCGATCCCGCCCGCGACCAGCGCGGTGAGCTGCTCCGCGAAGAGCGCCTGCGCCTCCTCGCCGGTCAGGGTCCCCAGCGGCGCCAGCAGCTCGCCGGTCGGGCCGAGGTCGCCGGCCACGAGCAGCCCGTGCTCGTCGGCCACTGACCGGGCGAGCTCAGCCGCCCTTCGGTTGACCTCGGCGAGGCGGTCGCCGAGCCCGTGCATGTCCAGTCGCGGCCGGGTCCCGCCGAACGTGTTGGTCGTCAGGACCCGCGCCCCCGCCTCGGCGTACGCCGTGTGCGCGGCGCGGATCGCGTCCGGGTTCTCCAGGTTCCAGAGCTCGCCGGGCGCGCCGTCCTCGAGGCCGCTGTCCTGCAGCAGGGTGCCCATGCCGCCGTCGAGCAGCACCGGGCGGTCCGCGCGGAGGAGGGCCGCGAGCCTGTTGGTCGGCTCGGTCGCCGGCCCGGTCATCGGCCCAGCCCGTGGAGGTAGCCGGTGCCCCCCGGGCGCCTGAAGTCCGTCATGGTCGGAGCCTAAGGTGCGCACCGGGCCGATGAGGCCGATCTCAGCAGGAGCACCAGGGCGAAGCGCCACGCGCATGGCCCGAACGGGTCATGGTCGGGCACGGGGCCCGGGAGGACCGTCGGAAGATCATGTGATCATCCGAAAGGGGGCCTGCCATGTCCCGGCCGAGGACGCCTGCCGCCGAGATGGCCGCCGTGACCGAGGTTCGCGGAGCACTGTCGCGGACCGGACGCGAGAGCCAAGCCAGCCACCGACTCCTCCTGGCCATGCCGGAGGAGCCCGGCTTCGACGAGCTGATCACCGCACACCAGGAAGCGCCGGACCAGTACGCCCAGATCCACAAGAACTTCCAGCACTACCGCGGGACGTTGCAGGAGCTCTACTTCGCGAAACGGATCCACGCCGGCGCGGGAGTGCTTCGTCCCAAAGGGCTGGCGGGTCGGTTGGTCCAGAAGCGATCACTGTGCGTGCGGTACGACGGGTCGGCCACGGCCAGTGTCCAGCCCGAGTTCGAGACCGCCATCTGGAGGGCTCGTCGGATGGAGCGCAAGTCGTTGCTTCTCCTCGGCGGACGGTCGCGCCGGGTGCTGCTCGAGATGATCTACTCGATCATCGTCTACCTGCTGAGCGTGCTCGACGCCACCGAGCCCACGAACGGGAAGAAGCTCGACGCCGCCGCCCGCGAGGAGCGGAACCTGCGGGTGGACTCCGCCATCCAGTCAGCCCGTGCCGAGCTCACCCGGCTCGACCGGTTCGTCGACGAGGCGGCCAAGAGGGCCTCCCTGCGCGACTACCTCCTGGGCATTCCCATCGGGATGTTCGCGTGCGGCCTACTCATCTACTACGCCGACGGATGGACCCACCCCCTGGCCGGGAAGGGCCTGGAGGACCTGGCCGACCAGGCCCGGGTCTGCTTCGTGTGCGGCGCGGTCGGTGGCGTCGTCAGCGTGATGGCCCGGATCACGCGGCGCTCGGCGCTCAACATCGACAGCGCACAGGGCCACGGTGTGACCGGCCTCGCCGGCGCCATCCGTCCGCTGATCGGGGCGGTCTTCGGGTTGGCGCTCTTCGTGTTCGTCACCGGTGGGCTGGTGCCGATCGAGGTTCCCGCCGACCAGTGGAAGGCCAACCTGTTCTTCGCCTCGGTGGCCTTCCTCGCCGGGTTCAGCGAACGGTGGGCCCAGGACACCATCGTCCACAGCGCACCGTCGGTGACGTTCACCCGGGCCTCGGCGGGATCCACCCCTGCCTCGGGCTCCGTCGCACCGAACGACACGGATGCCGAGGGCGACCTCGTCGACGACGACCCCGACGCCTCGACGGGGCAGAACGGCGCCGGGCACGGGGCCGCCCGGGCGACCGCCGGCTAGGAGTTGGCGGCCAGCTTGTCCTGCTCGGCCTTGAGCATCAGCGCGATGTCGATGAGCTGGTCCTCCTGGCCGCCGATCAGCTTGCGCCGGCCGGCCTCGAGCAGGATCTTCGCGCCGGAGACGCCGTAGCGGTCGGCCGCGTTGCCGGCGTGCTTGAGGAACGAGGAGTAGACCCCGGCGTACCCCATCATCAGCGTCATCCGGTCGAGCTGGCACTCCTCCGGCATCGCCGGCTTGATGACGTCCTCGGACGCGTCGACGATCGTGAGGAAGTCGATGCCGGTCTTCCAGCCGAGCTTGTCGCACACGCCGACGAACGCCTCGAGCGGCGTGTTGCCGGCGCCGGCGCCGAAGCGTCGGACCGAGCCGTCGATCTGGGTGGCGCCCGCGCGGGCGGCGATGACGGTGTTGGAGACGCCGAGGCCGAGGTTCTCGTGGCCGTGGAAGCCGACGGTGGCCTCGTGGCCGATCTCGGCGACGACGGCGGCGACGCGGTCGGCGGTCTGCTCCATGACGAGCGCGCCGGCGGAGTCCACGACGTACACGCACTGGTTGCCGGCGTCGACCATGATCCGCGCCTGCTTGGCGAGCACCTCGGGCGGCTGGGTGTGGCTCATCATCAGGAAGCCGACGGTCTCCAGCCCGAGCTCGCGGGCCAGACCGAAGTGCTGGATCGAGGTGTCGGCCTCCGTGCAGTGGGTCGCGATCCGGCAGATCTGGCCCCCGTTGTCCTGCGCGGCGCGGATGTCGTCCTTGGTGCCCACGCCGGGGAGCATGAGGAACGCGATCTTGGCGCGCTTCGCGGTCTCGGCCGCGATCCTGATCAGCTCCTGCTCGGGCGTCCTGGAGAAGCCGTAGTTGAACGACGAGCCGCCGAGGCCGTCGCCGTGGGTGACCTCGATGACCGGGACGCCGGAGTTGTCCAGCGCCTCGACGATGTCGTGCACCTCCTGCCCGGTGAACTGGTGCCGCTTGTGGTGCGACCCGTCGCGCAGGCAGGTGTCGGTGAGCCGCAGGTCCAGGCCGCTGCCCGGGTCGGTGTCGGTCCAGGTGCGGGTCAGGGTGTTGAGGTCGCTCATGCGTTGCTCCCCAGGATCGAACGGGCGATGTTCTGGCCGACCTGCGTGGCCGCGGCGGTCATGATGTCGAGGTTGCCGGCGTACGGCGGCAGGAAGTCCCCCGCGCCCTCGACCTCGACGAAGACGCTCACCTTCGTCTGGCCCTGGGTCGCGCCGGACGGTTCGTCGATCTGCGGCTCCTGGAGCAGCCGGTAGCCCGGCACGTACTCCTGCACCGCCTTCTCCATCGCGAAGATGCTGGCGATGATCGCGTCGCGGTCGGCGTCGGGTGCGACCGCGCAGTAGATGGTGTCGCGCATGATCATCGGCGGCTCGGCCGGGTTGAGGATGATGATCGCCTTGCCGCGGGCGGCCCCGCCGATGCTCTCGACCCCGGCCGCCGTCGTGCGCGTGAACTCGTCGATGTTGGCGCGGGTGCCGGGACCAGCCGACATGGACGAGACCGAGGCGACGATCTCGGCGTACGACACCGCGGCCGCGCGCGAGACCGCGGCGACCATCGGGATCGTGGCCTGGCCGCCACAGGTGATCATGTTGACGTTCATCGCGCCGACGTGCTCCTGGCCGTTGACCGGCGGGATGACCGCCGGCCCGACCGCGGCGGGAGTCAGGTCGATCGCCCGGATGCCCGCCTCCTCGTAGCGTGGGGCGTACTCCCGGTGGACGTACGCCGAGGTCGCCTCGAAGATCAGGTCCGGCAGCACGTCCTGCTTGAGCAGCCAGTCGACGCCCTCGTGGGTCGACTCGAGACCCTTGCCGGCCGCGAGCTTCAGCCCCTCGGAGGACGGGTCGACGCCGATCATCCAGCGCGGCTCGATCACGTCGCTGCGCAGCAGCTTGTACATGAGGTCGGTCCCGATGTTGCCGGGTCCGACGATGGCGGCGGTCAGCTTCTCGGTCATGTGCTCACTCCTTGAAAGTGACACTCAGCGGCGCGAAGCCGCTGATGGTCGCCACGACCCGGTCCCCCGGGGCGAACGGCACGAACGGGCCCAGGGCCCCGGACAGGATCAGGTGGCCGGCGCGCAGCGGGTCGCCGAACCGGTATGCCTGGACGGCGAGCCAGCGCAGCGCCTCCAGGGGGTCGCCGAGGCAGGCGGCGCCGTTGCCGGACGAGCGCTCCTCGCCGTTGATCGTCAGCGACATGGTCACGTCGACCGGCTCCAGGTCGTCCAGGCTCCGGCCCTCCTGGCCGACGACGAAGAGCCCGCTCGACGCGTTGTCGGCGACGGTGTCGGTGAAGCCGATCGCCCAGTCGGCGATCCGCGAGTCGACGATCTCCAGCGCCGGGAGCGCGACCTCGACGGCGTCCCGGACCAGGGCGATCGTGATGTCGGCCTCGTCGGCGGGGTCGATGTCCTTCGCGAGCACGAAGGCGACCTCGCCCTCGACCCGCGGCTGGAGCAGCGGGCGCATCGAGATCGGCTCGCCTCCCTCGGCGGCGCCGGCGCTGACGTCCATCTCGTCGAGCAGGTAGCCGAAGTCGGGCTGGTCGACCCCGAGCTGCCGCTGCACGGCCTCGGAGGTGGCCCCGATCTTGCGGCCGACGACCGTCGCCCCGGCGGCGAGCCGCGCCTCGACCAGGCCCTGCTGGACGGCGTACGCCGCGGGCAGGTCGTCGGTGCCGATCAGGTCACGGACCGGCGCGCACGGGACCCCGGTCGCCAGCGCCTGTGAGAGTCGCGCCACGGCAGCGCCGATGGAGTCCTGGGAGGTCACGACACGATAGTAGAACCTGTTACAGTTTCTCGCCATGGAGACCCCCCTGCCCACCGAGGTGGACGTCGTGGTCGTGGGCGCTGGTGGCGCCGGCATGACCGCTGCGCTGGCAGCCAAGTCGCGCGGTCTCGACACCGTGCTGATCGAGAAGAGCGCCTACTTCGGCGGCTCGACCGCACGCAGCGGTGGTGGGGTGTGGATCCCCAACAACTACGCGCTCAAGGCGGCCGGTCAGGGCGACGACCTGGACCTGTCGAAGCAGTACCTCGACTCGATCGTCGGCGACGTCGTCCCGAAGGTCCGCCGCGACACCTACCTGGACCGCGGCCCCGAGGTCATGGACTTCATCAAGGAGAAGACCCCGGTCCGCTTCACCTGGGTCCCGCAGTACGCCGACTACCACCCGGAGGCGCCGGGCGGCCGGCTGGCAGGCCGCTCGTCGGAGCCGATCCCGCTCGACGCGCGCTTCCTCGGCTCGGAGCTCGAGCGACTGCACCCGGCGTACACGAAGGCGCCGGCCAACCTGATCGTGACGCAGGCCGACTACCGCAAGATCAGCCTCGGCCTGCGCACCGTCCGCGGGCCGCTGACCATGGCCAAGGTGCTGCTCAAGCGGATCGTCAGCCTGATGCGCGGCCAGAAGATGTACGCGATGGGCAACGCGATCGCGATCGGCCTGCGCAAGGGCCTGATGGACGCTGGCGTGCCCGTGGCCTACGAGACCGAGCTCACGGACCTCGTCATCGAGGACGGCCGCGTCGTCGGCGTCCGCGTCCTGCGCGACGGCGCCGAGTCCGTGGTCCGCGCCCGTCGCGGCGTGATCCTCGGCAGTGGTGGCTTCGAGAAGAACCTCGAGATGCGCGAGAAGTACCAGCCCCAGCCGACCTCGGTCGACTGGACGACGGGCTCGCAGTTCAACACCGGCGGCGGCGTCCTCGCCGGCATCGCGGCCGGCGCCGAGATCGACCTGATGGACGACTCCTGGTGGGGTCCGACCATCCCGTTGCCGTCCGGTCCGTGGTTCTGCCTGGCCGAGCGCAACCTCCCGGGCTCGATCATCGTCAACCAGGCCGGCCAGCGGTTCATGAACGAGGCGCTGCCGTACGTCGAGGCCGTCCACGAGATCTACAAGGGCGAGGCCACCGGCGTCGGGCACGTCCCGGCCTGGATGATCATCGACCAGCGCTACCGCAACCGCTACCTCTTCGCCGGCCTCTCGCCGCGCCAGCCCTTCCCGGGTCGCTGGTACAAGAACGGCACCGTCAAGAAGGCCGACTCGCTGGCCGCGCTGGCCGCCGAGATCGACGTGCCCGCCGAGGCGCTCGCCGCGACCGTCGACCGCTTCAACGGCTTCGCGACCACCGGCACCGACGAGGACTTCCACCGCGGCGAGAGCGGCTACGACAAGTACTACTCCGACCCGACGGTGAAGCCGAACCCGTCCCTGCACGTCATCGACCAGGGCCCGTTCTACGCCGTGAAGATCGTCCCCGGCGACCTCGGCACCAAGGGCGGCCTCGTCACGGACGAGAAGGCGCGGGTGCTGCGCCCCGACGGCACGGCCATCCCCGGCCTGTACGCCGCCGGCAACGTCTCGTCCGCCGTGATGGGCCGCACGTACGCCGGCCCCGGGGCCACCATCGGACCCGCGCTCACGTTCGGCTACCTGGCCGCCGAGACGATCTCGCAGGAGTCCTGATGCCCATCGATCCCGACGTCGCGATCGGCGCCGAGCTCGGCTCGCTCGACTTCTCGTGGTCCGAGAGCGACGTGCTGCTTTACCACCTCGGCATCGGCGCGACCGACCTCTCCTACACGCTGGAGACCGCGGGGCTGCAGGTGCTGCCGTCGTTCGGCGTCGTCGCGCCGACCTTCCACGCCTCCGACCCGCCGCCGCTCGACCTCCCCGGGTGCGACATCAACCTCGCCCAGGTGGTGCACGGCTCCCAGACGATCGAGGTCGCCGGGCCGCTGCCCACCTCGGGCTCGGCCACCGTGACGACCCGGATCAGCGAGATCTGGGACAAGGGCAAGGCCGCGGTCATCTGGCAGGAGGGCACCGCCACCTCACCGTCGGGCGAGCACCTGTGGACCACCCGCTCCTCGATCTTCGTCAAGGGCGAGGGCGGCTGGGGCGGCGACCGCGGGTCGTCGACACCCGTCGAGATCCCCGACCGTGCGCCCGACGCGGACGCGACGTACGACGTGACGCCGCAGCAGGCCCTGCTCTACCGGCTCTGCGGCGACCGCAACCCGCTGCACGCCGACCCGGAGTTCGCGAAGGCCGCCGGCTTCCCGGCGCCCATCCTGCACGGCCTCTGCTCCTACGGGATCGTGCTGCGCACCCTCACCGAGGAGCTGCTCGACGGCGACGCGACCCGGGTGGCGGGCTTCGGCGTGAAGTTCGCGGGCGTGATCTTCCCCGGCGAGACGATGCGGGTCCGCGGCTGGCGCGAGGAGGGGCGGATCATCGGCTCCGCGACCGTCTCCGGCGGCGAGCGCGACGGCGCTCCGGTCCTCGGCGACGTGGTCCTGACGACGACCTAGGACCTGGTCGATTCCGCCCCTCGACGGGCGCGCGCTGTGCGAAGGTGAGGGCGTCGCGCCGGGGTGGAGGATCAGATGACCAGAGGTCGTACGCGCACCAAGAAGCCCAACAGCTCGTCCACGTCCTCGTCGACGTCCACCGACGAGGCGAAGAGCGGCGGTTCGGGTCCGGCCCGACCGGTGCCGCTCGCGATCGGCGGCCACCGGGCCAAGGGTCCCTCCTCGGACGAGGAGAAGAGCGGCGGAGGGGCCTCGATCGCGCAGATGCAGTCGTGGGCGCGCGCCAGGCCCTCCGGCGCTCCCCACGGCCGGGCCGTGATCGGCGGCAGCCGCGCCGGCGGTACGCGGGACGACGCCAAGGACGGCGGCCACGCCGAGCACGAGGAGTTCGAGTCCGAGGGCGAGGACGAGAAGGCCCACGACACCTCGAGCTCCACCTCTACCTCCACCTCCACGTCGACCTCCAGCTCCAGCTCCAGCAGTGCCCAGAAGTCGTGGCGCGAGGACGCCAAGGACGGCGGCCACGCCGAGCACGAGGAGTTCGAGTCCGAGGGCGAGGACGAGAAGGCCCACGACACCTCGAGCTCCACCTCCACCTCCACGTCGACCTCCAGCTCCAGCTCCAGCAGCGCCCAGCAGTCGTGGCGCGAGGACGCCAAGGACGGCGGCCACGCCGAGCACGAGGAGCTCGAGTCCGAGGGCGAGGACCGCAAGGAGGACGAGGCGGAGTCCGCCTTCGAGTCCGAGGGCGCCGAGGCGGAGTCCGAGGGTGACGACGAGGTCAAGGACGGCAGGCGCCGCCGCGACTAGCCAGGCTTGCGGGCCACCACGTAGAGCCGCTGCGACGTCTCACCGCGGTGGGTGAGCGGTCCGCGGAGGTACCACTCCACGTCGACCAGACCCGCCGCCTCGACGAGCGCGACCAGGTCCGTGGGCTCGTGGTAGACGAAGTCGAGGTCGACCGGCACGTCGAACCACTCGTCGTGGTGTCGTACGGCGCTGCCGGCATGCAGCGCGAGCACCAGCCAGCCACCGGGCGCGAGCGGGCGCACCAGGGCGCCCACGGCGTCGGGCAGCTCCGAGGCCGCGAGGTGGATCAGGGAGTACCACGCCAGCACCGACGACCAGCCGGTCGCGGTGGTCGGCCGCATCAGCTGGCGCAGGTCGCCGACCTCGTAGGTCCCCTCGGGGAACCGGCGCCGGGCCTGCTCGACCATCTCCCGCGACAGGTCGATGCCCATGGCGTCTGTACCCGCGTCGGCGAGGTACGCCGTGATGTGGCCCGGCCCGCAGCCCACCTCCACCACCGGTCCCCCGTCGGCGTGCGCGGCCACCCGGTCGAGCAGCCAGCGCTCGAAGGGCAGGCCGCTCACCTCGTTGACGAGCTCGTCGGCGTAGGCCGCGGCGACCGCGTCGTACGACGTCCGCACCCGCGCGTCGCGGGCCGCGCCGCCCTCCGCCAGCACGCTCTCGCGGTCGACGGCGGGTGCCGCCACGACCGCGGCGGCCTCGGGTTGGTCACCGAGCAGGTGCCTCCACCGGCTGTCCCGGTCGCCGCCGCGACGCGGCAGCTCGACCACCAGCCCACGCTCCGCCATGCGGCGCAGCGTCTCCTCGACCGCGCCGCGGTCGGAGAAGCCGTGCAGCCGCTCGGTCCGACTCCTCAGCTCACCGGGAGCCTGCGGCCCGCGCAGCAGCAGCACCGTGACCAGCGCGTGCTCGTCCTCGGCCAGCTGCAGCTGCTCGTCGAGCGTCTGGTGGTACTTCAGCGTCCGTCGCCCGGTCGCGGCCCACACGATCCGCACCAGGCCCCGGTCCTTGAGCCGCCGGGCCGTCTGCTCGACGGTCTGCTCGTCGTACGACGTGACCGGGTCGCGGCTGCTGGACTGGTTGCAGGCGGTGTGGAGGGCGTTGAGCGACAGCGGGTACGACGCCGGCACGGTCACCTGCTTCTCCAGCAGGCTGCCGAGGACGCGCTGTTCTTCGGTGTCGAGCACTGGCAGTTCGGCCACGCCTCGACCCTACTGACCCGCCACACTGTCCTGGTGCCCGCCGACCCGATCCAGCGACTCCTCGCGGATCCCCCGGACCTCCCGGTCCGCGCCGGGCTCGACGAGATCGCGGCGGCGCTCCGGACCGCGGGGACCGCGGTCGTCCAGGCACCTCCCGGCACCGGCAAGACC
This window contains:
- a CDS encoding ABC transporter ATP-binding protein, with translation MTSPSAPPMVSARGLSRTYGSEPTLVHALRDVSLDVAPGEMVAVVGRSGSGKTTLLNLLGGLDRPDTGTVHVDGIEVTALDDAGLSELRRESVSYVFQSFGLLPALTAAENVGVPLRLRRTPVAEREHRAALLLDLVGLSDHAAQRPGELSGGQQQRVAIARALAGSPRLLVADEPTGQLDAETGLAVMALLRGIVESEGVTAIVATHDPVLVALADRVLTIADGRVGT
- a CDS encoding ABC transporter ATP-binding protein — translated: MAGTTERPREFGHDAVIVCDNLLRIYQTETVEVQALQGLDLLVHDGEMIAIVGASGSGKSTLLQVLAGVDAATAGRARVAGHDLLGMTRRERVHYRRHVVGFVRQQSTRNLVPYLTATQVVDLPQSFAGVPRRERRLRTEELFETLGVQHCAHLKPHQMSGGEQQRVAICVALANRPSVLLTDEPTGELDSATAQEVFGALRTANKEWGTTVVIVTHDAGVSGQVARTVAIRDGRTSSEVLRSHELEGGTGIAEEFAVMDRAGRVQVPREFREALELTHRVRLALTEDSIEIRSDRGEAR
- a CDS encoding homocysteine S-methyltransferase family protein, which gives rise to MTGPATEPTNRLAALLRADRPVLLDGGMGTLLQDSGLEDGAPGELWNLENPDAIRAAHTAYAEAGARVLTTNTFGGTRPRLDMHGLGDRLAEVNRRAAELARSVADEHGLLVAGDLGPTGELLAPLGTLTGEEAQALFAEQLTALVAGGIDLVLVETLSDLGEADAALAAAREVAPDLPVVVTMSFDTNVRTMMGVRPADAVVHLAAAGADAVGANCGRGPVEMELIAAQMVEARPSGLLLVAQSNAGLPQVVGDHFEYDATPDVLAAHAGRLAELGIDLVGACCGSTPAHIAAMRATFAPA
- the dmpG gene encoding 4-hydroxy-2-oxovalerate aldolase — protein: MSDLNTLTRTWTDTDPGSGLDLRLTDTCLRDGSHHKRHQFTGQEVHDIVEALDNSGVPVIEVTHGDGLGGSSFNYGFSRTPEQELIRIAAETAKRAKIAFLMLPGVGTKDDIRAAQDNGGQICRIATHCTEADTSIQHFGLARELGLETVGFLMMSHTQPPEVLAKQARIMVDAGNQCVYVVDSAGALVMEQTADRVAAVVAEIGHEATVGFHGHENLGLGVSNTVIAARAGATQIDGSVRRFGAGAGNTPLEAFVGVCDKLGWKTGIDFLTIVDASEDVIKPAMPEECQLDRMTLMMGYAGVYSSFLKHAGNAADRYGVSGAKILLEAGRRKLIGGQEDQLIDIALMLKAEQDKLAANS
- a CDS encoding acetaldehyde dehydrogenase (acetylating) gives rise to the protein MTEKLTAAIVGPGNIGTDLMYKLLRSDVIEPRWMIGVDPSSEGLKLAAGKGLESTHEGVDWLLKQDVLPDLIFEATSAYVHREYAPRYEEAGIRAIDLTPAAVGPAVIPPVNGQEHVGAMNVNMITCGGQATIPMVAAVSRAAAVSYAEIVASVSSMSAGPGTRANIDEFTRTTAAGVESIGGAARGKAIIILNPAEPPMIMRDTIYCAVAPDADRDAIIASIFAMEKAVQEYVPGYRLLQEPQIDEPSGATQGQTKVSVFVEVEGAGDFLPPYAGNLDIMTAAATQVGQNIARSILGSNA
- a CDS encoding 2-keto-4-pentenoate hydratase, with product MTSQDSIGAAVARLSQALATGVPCAPVRDLIGTDDLPAAYAVQQGLVEARLAAGATVVGRKIGATSEAVQRQLGVDQPDFGYLLDEMDVSAGAAEGGEPISMRPLLQPRVEGEVAFVLAKDIDPADEADITIALVRDAVEVALPALEIVDSRIADWAIGFTDTVADNASSGLFVVGQEGRSLDDLEPVDVTMSLTINGEERSSGNGAACLGDPLEALRWLAVQAYRFGDPLRAGHLILSGALGPFVPFAPGDRVVATISGFAPLSVTFKE
- the kstD gene encoding 3-oxosteroid 1-dehydrogenase; protein product: METPLPTEVDVVVVGAGGAGMTAALAAKSRGLDTVLIEKSAYFGGSTARSGGGVWIPNNYALKAAGQGDDLDLSKQYLDSIVGDVVPKVRRDTYLDRGPEVMDFIKEKTPVRFTWVPQYADYHPEAPGGRLAGRSSEPIPLDARFLGSELERLHPAYTKAPANLIVTQADYRKISLGLRTVRGPLTMAKVLLKRIVSLMRGQKMYAMGNAIAIGLRKGLMDAGVPVAYETELTDLVIEDGRVVGVRVLRDGAESVVRARRGVILGSGGFEKNLEMREKYQPQPTSVDWTTGSQFNTGGGVLAGIAAGAEIDLMDDSWWGPTIPLPSGPWFCLAERNLPGSIIVNQAGQRFMNEALPYVEAVHEIYKGEATGVGHVPAWMIIDQRYRNRYLFAGLSPRQPFPGRWYKNGTVKKADSLAALAAEIDVPAEALAATVDRFNGFATTGTDEDFHRGESGYDKYYSDPTVKPNPSLHVIDQGPFYAVKIVPGDLGTKGGLVTDEKARVLRPDGTAIPGLYAAGNVSSAVMGRTYAGPGATIGPALTFGYLAAETISQES
- a CDS encoding MaoC/PaaZ C-terminal domain-containing protein, with amino-acid sequence MPIDPDVAIGAELGSLDFSWSESDVLLYHLGIGATDLSYTLETAGLQVLPSFGVVAPTFHASDPPPLDLPGCDINLAQVVHGSQTIEVAGPLPTSGSATVTTRISEIWDKGKAAVIWQEGTATSPSGEHLWTTRSSIFVKGEGGWGGDRGSSTPVEIPDRAPDADATYDVTPQQALLYRLCGDRNPLHADPEFAKAAGFPAPILHGLCSYGIVLRTLTEELLDGDATRVAGFGVKFAGVIFPGETMRVRGWREEGRIIGSATVSGGERDGAPVLGDVVLTTT
- a CDS encoding DUF480 domain-containing protein; the encoded protein is MAELPVLDTEEQRVLGSLLEKQVTVPASYPLSLNALHTACNQSSSRDPVTSYDEQTVEQTARRLKDRGLVRIVWAATGRRTLKYHQTLDEQLQLAEDEHALVTVLLLRGPQAPGELRSRTERLHGFSDRGAVEETLRRMAERGLVVELPRRGGDRDSRWRHLLGDQPEAAAVVAAPAVDRESVLAEGGAARDARVRTSYDAVAAAYADELVNEVSGLPFERWLLDRVAAHADGGPVVEVGCGPGHITAYLADAGTDAMGIDLSREMVEQARRRFPEGTYEVGDLRQLMRPTTATGWSSVLAWYSLIHLAASELPDAVGALVRPLAPGGWLVLALHAGSAVRHHDEWFDVPVDLDFVYHEPTDLVALVEAAGLVDVEWYLRGPLTHRGETSQRLYVVARKPG